Below is a window of Salvelinus alpinus chromosome 5, SLU_Salpinus.1, whole genome shotgun sequence DNA.
GCTTCCATGGAGACGCGACGCTTTCCGTTTTACTGCTGGTCTGAGTTGCAGCTCGACAACCATAACTGAGAGAAATTTGACGAACTCCTGTATGTTTTAGCCCCGTTCGTCTGACATTTGTAATAAATTGCCATAAAGGACGACTCGCCATCCTCGAGCAGGGCGCTGCCATCTTGATTCTCCAGTTTCCACCCACAATCCTCTGCGAAGAAGGGCGAGATTACGCTAAAGAAACAGGGGGAGGAAATTAAGATACATTTAGTTTGAAATAGAAAATATATAACATTAAGATGTACTTCATTGAAACATATTTGTTGAAGTTGATCTTAGATACATTTAGTGTAGAAATAAAAAAGTTTATGCATAATATTTTAGAACTAAATATTTTCTAATAATTTGTATCGCTCCCCCACAGTTTTAATAATGTGATATTCCAGGAAAAGCGTCATACTAAATGGCAAATTTTGACTTTGTGActgtgctatctagtggaaacctCCTCAATGTCACACATGTTGTTGTGTAACGCTAGCTGACTTGTTGGTTTCTAGGAGCTAAATTATATTAGCTAATCATGTATAAATTAAACTGTATATTATTTAATTCTGTCAGGAGTGCCTGCAAACAGGTTGCTGGTTCCTTCAATGCAGGAGGCTCAATGTAAGTATCTCGTTTTTTATACGAAATCCCATGCATGCAattgacagctagctagctagataacgttatTTATGATGCTAGTTTGAGAGCTGGTAGTCTGGTACTTTAAACTAGACAAAGACCTTTGCCGATGTAATTATACTGCCAGCTTGCTACACTTCATTCAACCGATCAGCTACCTTGTTAGTTAtctatctacactgaacaaaattataaacgcaacatgtaacagtttcaaagattttactgagttacagttcatataaggaaaagagtcaattgaaataaatgtattattccctaatctatggatttcacatgactgggtgggggtgcagccatgggtgggcctttttcttaaatctttatttaactaggcaagtcagttaagaacaaaatcttgtttacaatgacggccaaacccggactacgctgggcaaattgtgcgtcgccctatgggtctcccaatcacTGCTGGTTGTGCAGTGCAATCGCCCTCCTGTGTTTTCACTGCACactgtcccatctggacaagaggaatacctatggaagaatgctgttcattgactacagctcagtattcaacaccatagtgccctcaaagctcatcactaagctcggtgccctgggtctgaaccccaccctgtgcaactgggtcctagaccccaccctgtgcaactgggtcctggaccccaccctgtgcaactgggtcctggacttcctgacgggccgcccccaggtggtgaaggtaggaaacaacatctccaccccgctgatcctcaactctggggccccacaaggccgcgttctcagccctctcctgtactccctgttcacccatgactgcgtggccatgcacgcctccaactcaatcagcttcttgatatgccacacctgtcaggtggatggattatcttggcaaagaagaaatgctcacgaacaggGACGTAAACACATTTGTGGAGAAAATGTCAGaaataagatatttctgagattttttatttcagctcatgaaaccaacacctTTACATGtggcgtttatatttgtgttcagagATTTATGATCTGGGCAGTTACTGGACTATCTGATAGATTAATGACCGGGGCAGTTACTGGACTATCTGATAGATTAATGACCGGGGCAGTTACTGGACTATCTGATAGATTAATGATCGGGGCAGTTACTGGACTATCTGATAGATTAATGACCGGGGCAGTTACTGGACTATCTGATAGATTAATGATCGGGGCAGTTACTGGACTATCTGATAGATTAATGACCGGGGCAGTTACTGGACTATCTGATAGATTAATGACCGGGGCAGTTACTGGACTATCTGATAGATTAATGATCAGTTACTGGACTATCTGATAGATTAATGACCGGGGCAGTTACTGGACTATCTGATAGATTAATGATCAGTTACTGGACTATCTGATAGATTAATGACCGGGGCAGTTACTGGACTATCTGATAGATTAATGATCGGGGCAGTTACTGGACTATCTGATAGATTTATGACCGGGGCAGTTACTGGACTATCTGATAATGAACAGTTTGATTCATCAACACTTGCTAGCCAGTTTGTGAACAATGATCACATTGCTACTTGCAGCTTCTGTCTGCCTGTTTTTGAAGTTGCTGTGTTGATTTTGATTGTTTTATTCTCTGTTGTAGTTGAGGAACCAGCGGTTAGCAGAGAGCAGTGTGTTGATTGGTTTATTCTCTGTTGTAGGTGTGGTCTACAGAGAGCAGTGTGTTGATTGGTTTATTCTCTGTTGTAGGTGTGGTCTACAGAGAGCAGTGTGTTGATTGGTTTATTCTCTGTTGTAGGTGTGGTCTACAGAGAGCAGTGTGCTCCAGTGCTGTCAGGTTGCAAGAGGATGCCAGTGCCTCAGCCACACCTGGGAAAATATCCAAAGAGTTCAGGTAACACTAGCTCTCAGACTCTAGGCGGGATTCTGacttctccctacagttctcagccattctgccttctccctacagttctcagACATGCTGacttctccctacagttctcagcCATTCTGACTTCTCCCTACAGCTCTCAGCCATTCTGACTTCTCCCTACAGCTCTCAACCATGCTGACTTCTCCCTACAGCTCTCAGCCATGCTGacttctccctacagttctcagcCATGCTGACTTCTCCCTACAGCTCTGtcattctgccttctccctacagCTCTCAGCCATGCTGCCTTCTCCCTACAGCTCTCAGCCATGCTGACTTCTCCCTACAGCTCTCAGCCATGCTGacttctccctacagttctcagcCATTCTGACTTCTCCCTACAGCTCTCAGCCATGCTGACTTCTCCCTACAGCTCTCAGCCATGCTGacttctccctacagttctcagccattctgacttctccctacagttctcagccattctgacttctccctacagttctcagcCATGCTGCCTTCTCCCTACAGCTCTCAGCCATGCTGACTTCTCCCTACAGCTCTCAGCCATGCTGacttctccctacagttctcagcCATTCTGACTTCTCCCTACAGCTCTCAGCCATGCTGACTTCTCCCTACAGCTCTCAGCCATGCTGacttctccctacagttctcagccattctgacttctccctacagttctcagccattctgacttctccctacagttctcagccattctgacttctccctacagttctcagccattctgacttctccctacagttctcagcCATTCTGACTTCTCCCTACAGCTCTCAGCCATGCTGCCTTCTCCCTACAGCTCTCAGCCATgctgccttctccctacagttctcagccattctgacttctccctacagttctcagccattctgacttctccctacagttctcagcCATGCTGCCTTCTTCCTACAGCTCCCAGCCATTCTGACTTCGCCCACAACTGGCTCATGTGAACTACAATCCCACCGCTGTGTCAACAACCCTTCAAATAAAACAATAGTCCATTTTGCCCAGATCCATCCAGCAAAACTATAATTCAGCTACACTTCCTCAGTTTCGCTGACACAGGTGTACGGAGCATGctagatttattttatttatccgttGTTTTAACAGatcagttgactgagaacacgttctcatttacagcaacgacctggggaatagttacaggggacaggaggggggtgaatgagccaattgtaaactggggattattaggtgaccatgatggtttgagggccagattgggaattgaCCATGGGACCAagtaccatgggatctttaatgacctcagagagtcaggacacctgtttaacgtcccatccgaaagacggcaccctacacagggcagtgtccccaatcactgccctggggcattgggaactagttttagaccagaggaaagagtgcctcctactggccctccaacaccacttccagcagcatctggtctcccatccagggaccgaccaggaccaaccctgctgaGCTTCAGAAGCAATAGATAGCTGATTAACACAGGTAGTCCACTCTGTCTTCATAAACAACCAATGaaacatggagatatggctgtGTGGGAACACTACCCTATAAAGGTGTCtacaagctgtataaggccactcaacgagctgtataaggccactcaacgagctgtataaggccactcaacgagctgtataaggccactcaacgagctgtataaggccactcaaccagctgtataaggccactcaaccagctgtataaggccactcaaccagctgtataaggccactcaaccagctgtataaggccactcaaccagctgtataaggccactcaaccagctgtataaggccactcaaccagctgtataaggccactcaaccagctgtataaggccactcaaccagctgtataaggccactcaaccagctgtataaggccactcaaccagctgtataaggccactcaaccagctgtataaggccactcaaccagctgtataaggccactcaaccagctgtataaggccactcaaccagctgtataaggccataagcaaacaagaaaatgctcatccagaggcggcgctcctagtggccggggactttaatgcagggaaacataaATCAGtttgacctcatttctaccagcatgtcacgtgcaaccagagggaaaaaaatcctagaccacctttactccacacagagacgcgtacaaagctctccctcatcctccatttggaaaatctgtccataactctatcctcctgattcctgctaacaagcaaaaactaaagcaggaagtaccagtgattcgctcaatacagaagtggtcagatgacgcggatgctacgctacaggactgttttgctagcacagactggaataagttcagggattcatccaatggtatTAAGGAGTATATCACcgcagtcaccggcttcattaataagtgcattgacgacgtcattcccacacagtgactgtacgtacatatcccaaccagaagccctggtttacaggcaacatcctcaccgAGTTAAAGGCTAGAAACCAGCATATTCCTTCTATTCTTAGTATGCTTGTTTGAAATGTGATTTTTGTAACAGTCAATATTGTCACGTTTCCAACAGTTTGCCCATGTTTCTTCCTCCTCCCTAAGTCACCTCCCTCCGATGCCTGGCCAGGACAGTGTGCTGAGATGGGCTGGGAAGAAGTACGAGGAGTTGCCAATAGCACATATCAAAGCCACATATAACAAGTAAGCTGACAGACAGTGATGTGAATAGCTGGTATATTGTAATGTCCAGCTGACAGACTGTGATGTGAATAGCTGATATATTTAATGTCCAGGTGATATATTTTAATGTCTCCGTCCAGTACACATGTCCAGGTGACAGACTGCGAGGGCCAGTTCATGGTCAGAACATCATGTGGAACAGAGGGGTTCAAGAACGTCAAGAAGTCCACTCCCATCGCTGCTCAGACAGCAGGCATCTCAGCTGCAG
It encodes the following:
- the mrps11 gene encoding small ribosomal subunit protein uS11m; amino-acid sequence: MYKLNCILFNSVRSACKQVAGSFNAGGSMCGLQRAVCSSAVRLQEDASASATPGKISKEFSHLPPMPGQDSVLRWAGKKYEELPIAHIKATYNNTHVQVTDCEGQFMVRTSCGTEGFKNVKKSTPIAAQTAGISAAAKATVVGVTFVRVLVKGLGPGRLSAIKGLTMGGLKVVSITDNTPVPHNGCRPRKARRI